From a single Pseudopipra pipra isolate bDixPip1 chromosome 15, bDixPip1.hap1, whole genome shotgun sequence genomic region:
- the MAPK9 gene encoding mitogen-activated protein kinase 9 isoform X5, producing MTDSKCDSQFYSVQVADSTFTVLKRYQQLKPIGSGAQGIVCAAFDTVLGINVAVKKLSRPFQNQTHAKRAYRELVLLKCVNHKNIISLLNVFTPQKSLEEFQDVYLVMELMDANLCQVIHMELDHERMSYLLYQMLCGIKHLHSAGIIHRDLKPSNIVVKSDCTLKILDFGLARTACTNFMMTPYVVTRYYRAPEVILGMGYKENDGSWGFLGYLQQCSGWN from the exons ATGACTGACAGTAAATGTGATAGTCAATTTTACAGTGTTCAAGTTGCAGATTCAACATTCACTGTACTAAAACGTTACCAGCAATTGAAGCCCATAGGATCAGGGGCACAGGGCATTGTTTG TGCTGCCTTTGATACAGTCCTTGGAATCAATGTTGCTGTGAAGAAGCTGAGTCGTCCTTTTCAGAACCAAACCCACGCAAAAAGGGCCTACAGAGAGCTCGTTCTTTTAAAATGCGTCAATCACAAAAAT ataATTAGTTTATTGAATGTATTTACACCACAGAAGTCACTAGAAGAATTTCAGGATGT ATATTTGGTTATGGAGCTGATGGATGCAAATTTGTGCCAGGTTATTCATATGGAATTGGATCATGAAAGAATGTCCTATCTACTTTACCAAATGCTTTGTGGTATCAAGCATCTCCACTCAGCTGGTATCATCCACAGA GATTTGAAACCCAGCAACATAGTAGTAAAATCAGATTGTACCCTAAAAATCCTTGATTTTGGACTGGCAAGAACAGCATGTACTAACTTTATGATGACTCCATATGTAGTAACACGGTATTACAGAGCACCAGAGGTTATCCTTGGAATGGGATATAAGGAGAATG